The Pyrus communis chromosome 2, drPyrComm1.1, whole genome shotgun sequence genome includes a window with the following:
- the LOC137726155 gene encoding glucan endo-1,3-beta-glucosidase 1-like has translation MRKQQSSSSSPMAVTKFLSLSTLLFFFVFASKAASSPPTFKTTKLQNQDQEKEPFVGVNIGTDVSNLLSPSDLVSFLQLQQINHIRLYDADPDILKALSKTKIRVVISVPNNQLLAIGSSNTTAASWVGRNVVAYYPQTLITGIAVGDEVLTTVPSSAPLLLPAIQSLYSALVAANLHTHVKISTPHAASIILDPFPPSQAFFNQSLTQIVLPLLQFLSKTGSPLMMNLYPYYVFMQNKGVVPLDNALFKPLTPSKEMVDPNTLLHYTNVLDAMIDAAYFSMKNLNVTDVTVLVSESGWPSKGDSKEPYATIDNADTYNSNLIKHVLDRSGTPLHPEITSNVYIYELFNEDLRSPPVSEANWGLFYGNSSAVYLLHVSGSGSFLANDTTNQTYCIAMDGMDGKSLQAALDWACGPGRANCSEIQPGEDCYSPNNVKSHASYAFDSYYQKQGRAAGSCDFQGVATITTTDPSHGSCIFPGSKKVSNKTRQTVNSTHSSSGVDRLRFVAFGSSRISAISGMLSAFFVVIFYSLLFLPFVTPC, from the exons ATGAGGAAGCAGCAAAGCTCAAGCTCCTCTCCAATGGCGGTCACTAAGTTTCTATCACTCTCAACCCTCCTCTTTTTCTTCGTCTTTGCATCCAAAG CCGCATCTTCTCCACCGACATTCAAAACCACCAAGCTGCAAAATCAGGACCAAGAAAAAGAGCCGTTCGTCGGAGTGAACATTGGCACCGATGTTTCGAATCTTCTGTCTCCGTCAGACCTCGTTTCGTTTCTGCAACTCCAGCAGATCAACCACATCCGCCTCTACGATGCCGATCCCGACATCCTCAAGGCCCTGTCCAAAACCAAGATCCGGGTCGTCATCAGCGTCCCCAACAACCAGCTCCTTGCCATCGGCTCTTCCAACACCACCGCCGCTTCCTGGGTCGGCAGAAACGTCGTCGCTTACTACCCCCAAACCCTCATCACTGGCATTGCGGTCGGCGACGAGGTGTTAACCACCGTGCCCTCTTCAGCTCCTCTGCTTCTTCCGGCAATTCAGTCGCTTTACAGTGCTTTAGTGGCTGCAAATTTACACACCCATGTGAAAATTTCGACCCCTCACGCCGCTTCGATAATTCTCGATCCGTTTCCGCCGTCTCAGGCGTTCTTCAACCAAAGCTTAACCCAAATTGTTCTCCCATTGCTTCAGTTCTTGTCGAAAACCGGGTCGCCGCTGATGATGAATCTCTATCCTTACTATGTGTTTATGCAGAACAAAGGTGTGGTGCCTCTTGACAATGCGCTTTTCAAGCCTCTTACGCCGTCGAAAGAGATGGTGGATCCCAATACTTTGCTACATTATACTAATGTGCTGGATGCCATGATTGATGCTGCTTATTTTTCCATGAAAAACCTTAATGTTACTGATGTGACGGTTCTTGTTTCTGAGAGCGGATGGCCTTCGAAGGGGGATTCTAAAGAGCCTTATGCTACTATCGACAATGCAGATACATACAATTCAAATCTTATCAAGCATGTTTTGGATCGTAGTGGAACCCCTTTGCACCCTGAGATTACTTCAAATGTGTACATTTATGAATTGTTCAATGAGGATTTGAGGTCTCCGCCAGTGTCTGAGGCCAATTGGGGCCTGTTTTATGGGAATTCAAGTGCGGTGTATTTGCTTCACGTATCAGGGAGTGGGTCCTTTTTGGCTAATGACACAACAAACCAGACCTACTGCATTGCCATGGATGGGATGGATGGAAAGAGTTTGCAGGCTGCATTGGATTGGGCATGTGGACCTGGGCGGGCAAATTGCTCGGAGATTCAGCCGGGGGAGGATTGTTACTCTCCGAATAATGTGAAAAGCCATGCTTCGTATGCATTCGATAGCTATTACCAGAAGCAAGGGAGGGCTGCAGGGTCTTGTGACTTCCAAGGCGTAGCCACCATTACCACCACTGACCCAA GTCACGGGAGCTGTATATTTCCCGGAAG TAAGAAGGTGAGCAACAAGACGAGGCAGACGGTGAACTCGACACATTCGAGTAGCGGAGTAGACAGATTAAGATTTGTTGCCTTCGGCAGCAGCAGAATAAGTGCCATCAGCGGGATGTTATCCGCATTTTTTGTTGTAATCTTCTATAGTTTGTTATTCTTACCTTTTGTCACTCCATGCTGA
- the LOC137725238 gene encoding 5'-adenylylsulfate reductase 3, chloroplastic-like, with product MALAVTSSSSASISGRTFTPSSEPKAPQLASIRVFDRSYGQIQRQAVTFSQRRSSVRPVNVQPKRSESIFPSAATTVAPEVVEKVEVEDYAQLAKELENASPLEIMDKALEKFGNDIAIAFSGAEDVALIEYAHLTGRPYRVFSLDTGRLNPETYQFFDTVEKHYGIRIEYMFPDAVEVQALVRTKGLFSFYEDGHQECCRVRKVRPLRRALKGLRAWITGQRKDQSPGTRSEIPVVQVDPVFEGLDGGAGSLVKWNPVANVAGHDIWNFLRAMNVPVNSLHSQGYISIGCEPCTRSVLPGQHEREGRWWWEDAKAKECGLHKGNIKQEGGQNGMAAQSDGAATETDIFTSQNLVTLTRTGIENLAKLEDRKEPWIVVLYAPWCPFCQAMEASFVELADKLAGSSVKVGKFRADGEQKEFAQKELQLTSFPTILFFPKHSSQPIKYPTEKRDVDSLMAFVNALR from the exons ATGGCTCTCGCTGTTACTTCTTCTTCATCTGCTTCGATCTCTGGTCGCACCTTCACTCCCTCCTCAGAACCCAAAG CACCGCAATTGGCTTCTATTCGGGTGTTTGATCGATCGTACGGTCAAATTCAACGCCAAGCCGTGACGTTTTCTCAACGGCGGAGCTCGGTGAGGCCGGTGAATGTGCAGCCGAAGCGGAGCGAGTCCATTTTTCCTTCCGCAGCGACAACCGTTGCTCCTG AGGTGGTTGAGAAAGTAGAGGTGGAGGACTATGCGCAATTGGCTAAAGAGCTCGAGAATGCTTCCCCTCTCGAGATTATGGACAAGGCGCTTGAGAAATTCGGCAACGATATCGCCATTGCTTTCAG TGGAGCGGAGGATGTAGCTTTGATTGAGTATGCACATTTAACCGGTAGACCCTATAGGGTTTTCAGCTTGGATACCGGAAGGCTGAACCCTGAAACATATCAGTTCTTTGACACAGTCGAGAAGCACTATGGCATCCGCATTGAATACATGTTTCCGGATGCTGTTGAAGTTCAGGCATTAGTAAGGACCAAAGGGCTGTTCTCTTTCTATGAGGATGGGCATCAGGAGTGCTGCCGCGTGAGGAAGGTGAGACCCCTGAGGAGGGCTCTCAAGGGGCTACGCGCCTGGATCACCGGACAAAGGAAAGATCAATCTCCAGGGACTAGATCTGAAATTCCGGTTGTCCAGGTCGACCCTGTTTTCGAGGGACTGGATGGTGGTGCTGGCAGCTTGGTGAAGTGGAACCCAGTGGCAAATGTCGCGGGTCATGACATATGGAACTTTCTGCGTGCCATGAATGTACCTGTGAATTCACTGCACTCGCAAGGGTACATCTCAATTGGTTGCGAGCCATGCACAAGGTCAGTCCTACCGGGGCAACATGAGAGAGAAGGAAGGTGGTGGTGGGAGGACGCCAAGGCGAAGGAATGCGGTCTTCACAAAGGCAATATTAAACAGGAAGGAGGCCAAAATGGCATGGCTGCACAGTCAGATGGTGCTGCCACGGAAACTGATATATTCACTTCCCAGAATCTAGTCACCTTAACCCGAACTGGAATAGAAAATTTGGCAAAACTTGAGGACCGGAAAGAACCATGGATTGTAGTGCTCTATGCACCGTGGTGCCCGTTTTGCCAGGCAATGGAAGCATCATTCGTTGAGTTGGCTGACAAGTTGGCGGGGAGCAGTGTGAAAGTGGGCAAGTTCAGAGCAGATGGAGAGCAAAAGGAGTTTGCCCAGAAAGAACTGCAGCTCACAAGCTTCCCCACAATACTCTTCTTCCCCAAACACTCTTCTCAGCCGATCAAGTACCCAACGGAGAAGAGGGACGTCGATTCATTGATGGCGTTCGTCAATGCCCTTAGGTAA
- the LOC137725567 gene encoding lactoylglutathione lyase GLX1-like, whose protein sequence is MAEAEGKSVAPNAEILEWPKKDKRRFLHAVYRVGDLDRTIKFYTEALGMKLLRKRDIPEEKYSNAFLGYGPEDSHFVVELTYNYGVSSYDIGTGFGHFAIATPDVKKLVEDVRVKGGNVTREPGPVKGGTSIIAFVKDPDGYTFEIIQRPSTPEPLCQVMLRVGDLERSIKFYEKALGLKLLRTIERPEYKYTIAILGYAEEDQTTILELTYNYGVTEYTKGNAYAQIAISTDDVYKSAEAVNLVTQELGGKITRQPGPIPGLNTKITSFLDPDGWKTVLVDNEDFLKELQQ, encoded by the exons ATGGCCGAAGCTGAGGGAAAATCCGTCGCTCCAAACGCCGAGATTTTGGAATGGCCGAAGAAGGACAAGCGCCGGTTCCTCCACGCCGTGTACCGCGTGGGCGATCTCGATCGCACCATCAA GTTTTATACGGAGGCTTTGGGGATGAAGCTGTTGAGGAAGAGGGACATACCGGAGGAGAAATACTCGAATGCGTTTCTGGGATATGGGCCCGAAGATTCTCACTTCGTGGTTGAATTGACGTACAACTACGGAGTTTCTTCTTATGACATCGGCACTGGTTTCGGGCATTTCGCCATCGCTACTCCCGAT GTTAAAAAACTGGTGGAAGATGTTCGTGTTAAGGGTGGAAATGTGACGAGGGAGCCTGGCCCTGTGAAAGGCGGGACGAGCATCATAGCCTTTGTGAAGGATCCTGATGGTTACACGTTTGAGATTATCCAGCGGCCCTCCACCCCTGAGCCACTTTGCCAAGTCATGCTCCGCGTTGGTGATCTCGAACGCTCTATCAAGTTCTATGAGAAG GCATTGGGGTTGAAGCTGTTGAGGACGATTGAGAGGCCCGAATACAAG TACACCATAGCCATTTTGGGATATGCAGAAGAAGACCAGACAACAATCTTGGAGTTGACCTATAACTATGGTGTTACCGAATACACTAAAGGAAATGCGTATGCACAG ATTGCTATCAGTACTGATGATGTCTACAAAAGTGCCGAGGCTGTCAACTTGGTTACACAAGAGCTTGGAGGAAAGATAACCAGACAGCCAGGACCAATTCCTGGACTCAACACCAAGATCACCTCTTTTCTCGATCCCGATGGCTGGAAAACT GTCCTGGTTGACAACGAGGATTTCCTGAAGGAACTGCAGCAGTAA
- the LOC137725566 gene encoding arogenate dehydratase/prephenate dehydratase 1, chloroplastic-like, which translates to MAAKAASIWVCAKTPYSHQGVSDLSSNHSELALNSNFRKWECSCLAVASAQRAITPVEDEKPSLTCAAESSGAMERIEDNKSREFHKDLNLLPKPLTANDFSPRDDSKVRVAYQGLPGAYSEAAAVKAYPKCETVPCDQFEAAFKAVELWLVDKAVLPIENSVGGSIHRNYDLLLHHRLHIVGEVQLQVNHCLLGLPGARKEELKRVLSHYQAFAQCEMTLSSLGIIRINTDDSALAAQMVASTGLRDTGAVASARAANIYGLDILAEKIQDDDDNITRFLILGREPIIPGSDRPYKTSVVFTLEEGPGVLFKALAVFALRGINLTKIESRPQKQRPLRIVDDSNEGSAKYFDYLFYIDFEASMADPRAQYALEHLKEFARFLRVLGCYPKDTIP; encoded by the exons ATGGCTGCGAAGGCTGCATCCATCTGGGTTTGTGCTAAAACCCCTTATTCTCATCAGGGTGTCTCAGATTTGAGCTCGAACCACTCTGAGTTGGCTTTGAATTCGAATTTCCGCAAATGGGAGTGTTCTTGTTTGGCTGTTGCTTCCGCCCAGAGAGCTATCACTCCGGTGGAAGATGAGAAGCCGAGCCTTACCTGCGCCGCCGAGTCTTCAGGTGCAATGGAACGGATTGAGGACAATAAGTCCAGGGAGTTTCACAAGGATTTGAACCTTCTTCCTA AACCATTGACAGCAAATGACTTTTCTCCTCGTGATGATTCAAAAGTGAGAGTTGCTTATCAG GGGTTACCAGGGGCATATAGTGAGGCCGCTGCAGTAAAAGCTTATCCGAAGTGTGAGACCGTCCCATGTGACCAGTTTGAAGCTGCATTCAAG GCAGTTGAACTTTGGTTGGTGGATAAAGCAGTTCTTCCCATTGAGAATTCTGTAGGTGGAAGCATCCACCGTAATTATGACTTACTACTTCACCACAGACTGCACATAGTTGGAGAGGTACAATTGCAAGTGAACCATTGTCTCCTGGGATTGCCcggtgcaagaaaagaggaactAAAACGTGTTTTAAGCCATTATCAG GCTTTTGCTCAATGTGAGATGACGCTAAGCAGTTTGGGTATCATCAGAATCAATACCGATGACAGTGCTCTGGCTGCACAG ATGGTGGCCTCAACTGGCCTACGAGATACTGGTGCTGTTGCAAGTGCTCGAGCTGCAAATATTTATGGGCTTGACATTCTTGCAGAAAAAATTCAA GATGATGACGATAATATCACTCGCTTTTTGATACTTGGAAGAGAACCGATAATTCCAGGGTCTGACCGGCCATATAAG ACGAGCGTTGTTTTCACTCTTGAAGAAGGTCCTGGTGTACTATTTAAAGCATTAGCAGTTTTTGCTCTTAGGGGCATTAACTTGACAAAG ATAGAGAGCCGCCCACAGAAGCAACGTCCTCTAAGGATTGTGGATGATTCGAATGAAGGGAGTGCCAA GTATTTCGACTACCTCTTTTACATCGACTTTGAAGCTTCTATGGCGGATCCCCGTGCCCAATATGCGTTGGAACATCTGAAG GAATTTGCAAGGTTTCTTCGTGTCCTTGGTTGCTACCCAAAGGACACGATTCCGTAG
- the LOC137726356 gene encoding uncharacterized protein yields MAKSSASLTTSFPPLKPDDYSHSPVHYAVVLSDHTTLSRIVATLPRLADPTQIHTESDSLSQERTADRISSVLDRRDVPYRETPLHLAVRLNNAVSAKILASAGADVSLQNSAGWNPLQEALCRRSSDVALILLRLHHRSAWAKWRRRLPRAIAVLRRMRDFYMEISFHFESSVIPFVGKIAPSDTYKIWKRDGNLRADTSLAGFDGLKIQRADQSFLFLGDGDQSHDVPPGSLLVLNRDERKIFDAFENAGSPMSESDIAGFCAQTSVYRPGMDVTRAELVGRTNWRRQEKTESVGEWKARVYEIHNVVFSFRSRKVANGDADVAGSEQVLPLELDEDDDGFLVAENPSFGIPDGRRHSSFVREEREFVALGRKSVDVSSISGPPSRRSKTATIVAAPVQTKEKEFVRSLRPCVWLTEQFPLKTEELLPLLDILANKVKAVRRMRELLTTKFPPGTFPVKVAIPVVPTVRVVITFTKFVQLPPTEQFFTPMSSPRQFLHEGRGQQEEEHKSKPQKPSSFSSSSSWLRRSSSQSGSSVSKQNHQHQHQHCAPPAVSAAQDSSDPFAIPSGYTWTSIEDKSRKMKKSKSSRRSISK; encoded by the exons ATGGCCAAATCGTCGGCGAGCTTAACGACGTCGTTCCCGCCGCTCAAGCCCGACGACTACTCCCACAGCCCCGTGCACTACGCCGTCGTTTTGTCAGACCACACCACACTCTCCCGAATCGTCGCCACCCTCCCCCGACTTGCCGATCCGACTCAAATCCACACCGAGTCCGACTCCCTCTCCCAGGAACGAACCGCGGACCGGATCTCGTCCGTGCTCGACCGCCGCGACGTTCCCTACAGAGAAACCCCTCTCCACCTCGCCGTCCGACTAAACAACGCTGTCTCCGCTAAAATTTTAGCCTCCGCCGGCGCCGACGTGTCACTCCAGAACTCCGCCGGCTGGAATCCCTTACAGGAAGCATTGTGTCGCCGGAGCTCTGACGTCGCTTTAATCCTTCTCCGGCTCCACCACCGTTCCGCTTGGGCTAAGTGGCGCCGCCGCCTGCCACGTGCAATCGCCGTGCTCCGGAGAATGCGGGATTTTTACATGGAGATCTCGTTCCACTTCGAGAGCTCCGTCATTCCCTTCGTCGGAAAGATCGCTCCCTCCGACACGTACAAGATCTGGAAGCGCGACGGCAATTTGCGCGCAGACACGTCGCTGGCCGGATTCGACGGATTGAAGATCCAGCGCGCCGATCAGAGCTTCCTATTCCTCGGCGACGGCGATCAGAGCCACGACGTTCCCCCGGGATCGCTGCTCGTCTTGAACCGCGACGAACGGAAAATCTTCGACGCTTTCGAGAACGCCGGGTCGCCGATGAGCGAGTCGGACATCGCCGGGTTCTGCGCCCAGACGAGTGTGTACCGCCCCGGCATGGACGTCACCAGGGCCGAGCTGGTCGGGAGGACCAATTGGAGGAGGCAGGAGAAAACGGAGAGCGTCGGAGAGTGGAAAGCTCGAGTGTACGAAATTCACAACGTCGTGTTCAGCTTCCGCTCGAGAAAAGTCGCCAATGGCGATGCTGACGTGGCGGGGAGCGAGCAGGTGCTTCCTCTTGAGCTCGACGAGGACGACGACGGGTTTTTGGTAGCGGAGAATCCGAGCTTCGGAATTCCCGACGGCCGGAGGCACAGTAGCTTCGTGAGGGAGGAGAGGGAGTTCGTGGCATTGGGGAGAAAAAGCGTCGACGTTTCGTCAATTTCCGGGCCGCCGTCGAGGAGGTCTAAAACGGCCACCATTGTGGCAGCACCAGTGCAGACGAAAGAGAAAGAGTTCGTGAGGAGCTTGAGGCCGTGCGTTTGGCTGACGGAGCAGTTTCCGTTGAAGACGGAGGAGCTGCTGCCGTTACTGGACATCTTGGCGAACAAGGTGAAGGCCGTTAGGAGGATGAGGGAGTTGCTCACCACCAAGTTCCCGCCAGGGACTTTTCCGGTTAAG GTGGCAATACCGGTGGTCCCAACGGTGAGAGTGGTGATAACATTCACAAAGTTCGTTCAGCTTCCGCCAACTGAGCAATTCTTCACTCCAATGTCAAGCCCCAGACAATTTCTTCATGAAGGGCGAGGCCAACAAGAGGAGGAACACAAGTCCAAGCCACAAAAACCATCCTCCTTTTCATCTTCGTCGTCGTGGCTGAGGCGGAGCAGCAGCCAGTCGGGGTCTTCCGTGAGCAAGCAGAaccaccaacaccaacaccaacactGTGCTCCCCCGGCAGTGTCTGCAGCGCAAGACTCTTCTGACCCTTTCGCCATTCCTAGCGGTTATACATGGACGAGCATCGAGGACAAGTCTCGCAAAATGAAGAAATCCAAGTCCAGCAGGAGATCAATATCCAAGTAA
- the LOC137725890 gene encoding autophagy-related protein 8C-like, translating into MAKSSFKLEHTLERRQAEASRIREKYPDRIPVIVEKAARSDIPDIDKKKYLVPADLNVGQFVYVVRKRIKLGAEKAIFIFVNNTLPPNAALMSTIYDENKDEDGFLYLTYSGENVFGSF; encoded by the exons ATGGCCAAAAGCTCGTTCAAGCTTGAACATACTCTGG AAAGGAGGCAAGCAGAAGCTAGTCGTATCAGGGAGAAGTATCCTGACAGAATTCCT GTGATTGTGGAGAAGGCTGCAAGGAGTGACATTCCTGACATTGACAAGAAGAA ATACCTTGTCCCTGCCGATCTCAATGTTGGGCAATTTGTTTATGTTGTTCGGAAGAGGATCAAGCTCGGTGCAGAAAAGGCTATATTTATCTTTGTCAATAACACACTCCCTCCTAATG CTGCTCTGATGTCTACAATTTATGACGAGAACAAGGACGAGGATGGATTTCTTTACTTGACCTACAGCGGAGAGAATGTCTTCGGTTCCTTTTAA
- the LOC137726405 gene encoding probable beta-1,3-galactosyltransferase 3 encodes MSVKSRGWGGEVIVRNVISRNWALLLCFCSFCAGVLFTNRLWMVPESRPSRIGAENIVSESDAFDHKLVLKHTTSDNSAEATNQVIQELNKTISDLEMKLAAARATHESVHNGYPNSGNLKTVQSTSKKKYFMFIGINTAFNSRKRRDSVRATWMPQGEDRKKLEEEKGIIIRFVIGHSSTAGGILDKAVEAEERVHGDFLRLDHVEGYLELSGKTKTYFSTAVALWDAEFYIKVDDDVHVNLATLGMILSRHRLKPRVYIGCMKSGPVLARKGVKYHEPEFWKFGGIGNKYFRHATGQLYAISKDLATYISINQDLLHKYANEDVSLGSWFIGLDVEQVDDRRLCCGTTPDCMWKKMAGNTCAASFDWRCSGICKSTERMMGIHEHCGEDKNAIWSARFSQ; translated from the exons ATGTCTGTGAAGAGCAGAGGATGGGGAGGAGAGGTAATAGTGAGGAATGTGATATCAAGGAACTGGGCTCTTTTGCTTTGCTTCTGCAGCTTCTGTGCTGGAGTTTTATTTACCAACAG GTTGTGGATGGTGCCCGAATCAAGGCCATCGAGAATTGGAGCTGAAAATATAGTTTCCGAATCTGATGCGTTTGATCATAAGCTG GTTTTAAAGCACACAACCAGTGACAATTCAGCGGAAGCTACTAATCAAGTGATTCA GGAGCTAAATAAAACGATTTCAGATTTGGAGATGAAATTAGCCGCTGCTAGGGCAACTCATGAATCTGTACATAATGGATATCCTAACTCAGGAAACTTGAAGACTGTTCAATCAACTTCGAAAAAAAAGTACTTCATGTTTATAGGGATCAATACAGCTTTTAATAGCCGAAAAAGAAGAGATTCAGTACGTGCAACTTGGATGCCTCAAG GTGAGGATAGAAAGAAGCTTGAAGAAGAGAAGGGCATAATTATACGGTTTGTTATAGGTCACAG TTCGACAGCTGGTGGTATTCTTGATAAAGCAGTTGAAGCAGAGGAGCGCGTCCATGGAGACTTCCTGAGGCTG GACCATGTTGAAGGATACCTGGAATTATCAGGCAAAACAAAGACGTATTTTTCGACAGCTGTTGCCTTGTGGGATGCTGAATTTTATATCAAAGTTGATGATGATGTCCATGTAAATTTAG CAACGCTTGGAATGATTTTATCTAGACACCGTCTGAAACCCCGAGTCTATATTGGCTGCATGAAGTCAGGTCCAGTCCTTGCTCGAAA GGGAGTGAAATACCATGAGCCAGAGTTTTGGAAATTTGGTGGGATAGGAAACAAGTATTTTCGGCATGCTACGGGACAGTTATATGCTATCTCAAAAGATTTGGCAACTTACATATCAATAAACCA GGATTTGCTGCACAAATATGCCAATGAAGATGTTTCGTTGGGATCTTGGTTTATTGGTTTAGACGTAGAACAGGTGGACGATAGAAGACTCTGCTGTGGTACGACGCCAG ATTGTATGTGGAAGAAAATGGCAGGCAACACCTGCGCTGCTTCATTTGATTGGCGATGCAGCGGGATTTGTAAGTCTACTGAGAGGATGATGGGCATTCACGAGCACTGTGGTGAAGACAAGAATGCCATTTGGAGTGCAAGATTTTCTCAGTAA
- the LOC137727134 gene encoding protein S40-5-like yields the protein MTDWSGMMSKPSGFGGGRNNEDFEEEDVWSFVKSHNNNSPVTAAASFSSSPSSSSASAWRLPTALRTIPSANSNPPAVHEVQKSAPVAIPDWSKIYGKSAKIGSWVHHHDDGDVHGVNGDGDGDGNGNGNGGDNDDGGDDDGMVPPHEWVARKLARSQISSFSVCEGIGRTLKGRDLSKVRNAILTKTGFLE from the coding sequence ATGACAGATTGGAGTGGTATGATGAGCAAACCCAGTGGTTTTGGTGGGGGAAGAAATAATGAagattttgaagaagaagatgtgtGGAGTTTTGTGAAGTCTCATAATAATAACTCACCTGTTACTGCTGctgcttctttttcttcttcgcCTTCGTCCTCCTCTGCATCTGCATGGCGCCTCCCTACTGCTCTAAGAACAATCCCAAGCGCCAATAGTAATCCTCCAGCTGTCCATGAAGTCCAAAAATCTGCTCCTGTGGCAATCCCTGATTGGTCAAAAATTTATGGCAAGAGTGCGAAGATCGGTTCTTGGGTTCATCACCATGATGATGGTGATGTGCATGGTGTCAATGGTGATGGCGATGGTGATGGTAATGGTAATGGTAATGGTGGTGATAATGATGATGGTGGCGATGATGATGGCATGGTTCCTCCACATGAATGGGTTGCCAGAAAGCTTGCAAGAAGCCAGATTTCATCATTCTCTGTGTGCGAAGGGATTGGAAGAACACTCAAAGGAAGAGACCTCAGCAAAGTAAGGAATGCCATTTTGACTAAAACTGGTTTTTTAGAGTAA